The proteins below are encoded in one region of Streptomyces marianii:
- the gyrA gene encoding DNA gyrase subunit A: protein MADETSPVPTGDTPAPVPTGTEEEGPQLRIEPVGLETEMQRSYLDYAMSVIVSRALPDVRDGLKPVHRRVLYAMYDGGYRPEKGFYKCARVVGDVMGTYHPHGDSSIYDALVRLAQPWSMRMPLVDSNGNFGSPGNDPAAAMRYTECKMAPLSMEMLRDIDEETVDFQDNYDGRNQEPTVLPSRFPNLLVNGSAGIAVGMATNIPPHNLREVAAGAQWALEHPEATHEELLDALIERIKGPDFPTGALVVGRKGIEEAYRTGRGSITMRAVVEVEEIQNRQCLVVTELPYQVNPDNLAQKIADLVKDGKIGGIADVRDETSSRTGQRLVIVLKRDAVAKVVLNNLYKHTDLQTNFGANMLALVDGVPRTLSLDAFIRHWVTHQIEVIVRRTKFRLRKAEERAHILRGLLKALDAIDEVIALIRRSETVEVAREGLMGLLEIDEIQANAILEMQLRRLAALERQKIVQEHDELQAKINEYNRILASPEKQRGIVSEELAALVEKFGDDRRSKLVPFDGDMSIEDLIAEEDIVVTITRGGYVKRTKTDDYRSQKRGGKGVRGTKLKEDDIVDHFFVSTTHHWLLFFTNKGRVYRAKAYELPDAGREARGQHVANLLAFQPDEQIAEILAIRDYEAAPYLVLATKAGLVKKTPLKDYDSPRSGGVIAINLRETEAGGDDELIGAELVSAEDDLLLISRKAQSIRFTATDEALRPMGRATSGVKGMSFREGDELLSMNVVRPGTFVFTATDGGYAKRTAVDEYRVQGRGGLGIKAAKIVEDRGSLVGALVVEETDEILAITLSGGVIRTRVNEVRETGRDTMGVQLINLGKRDAVVGIARNAEAGREAEEVDGADDAGEGAEAGAPEVTAAAENGQGAEPSAGEHDEE, encoded by the coding sequence ATGGCCGACGAGACCTCTCCCGTCCCCACCGGGGACACCCCCGCTCCCGTCCCCACCGGCACCGAAGAGGAAGGCCCGCAGCTGCGGATCGAGCCCGTCGGGCTCGAGACGGAGATGCAGCGCTCCTACCTCGACTACGCGATGTCCGTCATCGTGTCGCGTGCGCTGCCCGACGTGCGGGACGGCCTCAAGCCCGTCCACCGCCGTGTGCTGTACGCCATGTACGACGGCGGGTACCGGCCCGAGAAGGGCTTCTACAAGTGCGCCCGCGTCGTCGGTGACGTCATGGGTACGTACCACCCGCACGGCGACTCCTCGATCTACGACGCGCTGGTCCGTCTCGCGCAGCCGTGGTCGATGCGGATGCCGCTGGTGGACTCGAACGGAAACTTCGGCTCCCCGGGCAACGACCCGGCGGCCGCCATGCGCTACACCGAGTGCAAGATGGCGCCGCTGTCCATGGAGATGCTCCGGGACATCGACGAGGAGACCGTCGACTTCCAGGACAACTACGACGGCCGCAACCAGGAGCCGACGGTCCTGCCGTCGCGTTTCCCGAACCTGCTGGTCAACGGCAGCGCCGGAATCGCCGTCGGCATGGCCACCAACATCCCGCCGCACAATCTGCGCGAGGTCGCGGCCGGAGCCCAGTGGGCCCTGGAGCACCCGGAGGCCACCCACGAGGAGCTCCTCGACGCGCTGATCGAGCGGATCAAGGGCCCGGACTTCCCGACCGGTGCGCTGGTCGTGGGCCGCAAGGGCATCGAGGAGGCGTACCGCACCGGCCGCGGCTCCATCACGATGCGCGCGGTCGTCGAGGTCGAGGAGATCCAGAACCGCCAGTGCCTGGTGGTCACGGAGCTTCCGTACCAGGTCAACCCGGACAACCTCGCGCAGAAGATCGCCGACCTGGTGAAGGACGGCAAGATCGGCGGCATCGCCGACGTCCGTGACGAGACCTCGTCCCGCACGGGTCAGCGCCTCGTCATCGTGCTGAAGCGCGACGCCGTCGCCAAGGTCGTCCTCAACAACCTGTACAAGCACACCGACCTGCAGACGAACTTCGGCGCCAACATGCTGGCGCTGGTCGACGGGGTGCCGCGGACGCTGTCGCTGGACGCGTTCATCCGCCACTGGGTGACGCACCAGATCGAGGTCATCGTCCGCCGGACGAAGTTCCGGCTGCGCAAGGCCGAGGAGCGCGCCCACATCCTGCGCGGTCTGCTCAAGGCGCTCGACGCGATCGACGAGGTCATCGCGCTGATCCGGCGCAGCGAGACGGTCGAGGTCGCGCGCGAGGGCCTGATGGGCCTGCTGGAGATCGACGAGATCCAGGCCAACGCGATCCTCGAGATGCAGCTGCGCCGGCTGGCCGCCCTGGAGCGCCAGAAGATCGTGCAGGAGCACGACGAGCTCCAGGCGAAGATCAACGAGTACAACCGGATCCTCGCCTCCCCCGAGAAGCAGCGCGGCATCGTCAGTGAGGAACTGGCCGCCCTCGTCGAGAAGTTCGGCGACGACCGGCGCTCCAAGCTCGTGCCCTTCGACGGCGACATGTCCATCGAGGACCTGATCGCCGAGGAGGACATCGTCGTCACGATCACGCGTGGCGGCTATGTGAAGCGCACGAAGACCGACGACTACCGCTCGCAGAAGCGCGGCGGCAAGGGCGTCCGGGGCACGAAGCTCAAGGAAGACGACATCGTCGACCACTTCTTCGTCTCCACCACGCACCACTGGCTGCTGTTCTTCACCAACAAGGGACGGGTCTACCGGGCCAAGGCGTACGAGCTGCCGGACGCCGGCCGCGAGGCCCGCGGCCAGCACGTCGCCAACCTGCTGGCCTTCCAGCCGGACGAGCAGATCGCCGAGATCCTCGCGATCCGCGACTACGAGGCTGCCCCCTACCTGGTCCTGGCCACCAAGGCGGGCCTGGTGAAGAAGACCCCGCTGAAGGACTACGACTCCCCGCGCTCCGGCGGTGTCATCGCGATCAACCTCCGCGAGACGGAGGCCGGCGGCGATGACGAGTTGATCGGTGCCGAACTGGTGTCGGCCGAGGACGACCTGCTGCTGATCAGCAGGAAGGCCCAGTCGATCCGGTTCACCGCGACGGACGAGGCGCTGCGCCCGATGGGCCGTGCCACGTCGGGTGTGAAGGGCATGAGTTTCCGCGAGGGCGACGAGCTCCTCTCGATGAATGTGGTGCGGCCCGGTACTTTCGTGTTCACTGCCACGGACGGCGGGTACGCCAAGCGGACCGCCGTCGACGAGTACCGCGTCCAGGGCCGCGGTGGCCTCGGCATCAAGGCCGCCAAGATCGTGGAGGACCGCGGTTCGCTGGTCGGCGCGCTGGTGGTCGAGGAGACCGACGAGATCCTCGCCATCACGTTGTCCGGTGGTGTGATTCGTACGCGAGTCAATGAAGTCAGGGAGACGGGCCGTGACACCATGGGCGTCCAACTGATCAACCTCGGCAAGCGGGACGCCGTCGTGGGCATCGCGCGCAACGCGGAGGCCGGTCGCGAGGCCGAGGAGGTCGACGGGGCCGACGACGCCGGAGAGGGCGCCGAGGCCGGGGCCCCCGAGGTCACCGCGGCCGCCGAGAACGGCCAGGGCGCGGAGCCCTCGGCCGGAGAGCACGACGAGGAGTAG